Part of the Kamptonema formosum PCC 6407 genome, TTCGTCTATGGTGGCACGATTAAACCGGGGCATCATAATGGTTCGGATTTGACTGTTGTTAGTGCTTTTGAAGCTGTTGGTCAATACAGTGCTGGCAAAATTGATAATGCAGAATTGTTGGAAGTTGAACGCAAAGCTTGCCCTGGTGCGGGTTCCTGTGGAGGGATGTATACTGCCAATACGATGTCTTCGGCTTTTGAAGCAATGGGGATGAGTTTGCCCTATTCTTCGACGATGGCTGCTGAGGATGCAGAAAAGGCTGAAAGTGCTGAAAAATCGGCGATGGTGTTGGTGGAGGCGATTCGATCGCAGTTACTTCCGCGCCAGATTTTGACTCGCAAGGCATTTGAAAATGCGATCGCGGTGATTATGGCGGTAGGTGGTTCGACAAATGCAGTGCTACACCTGTTAGCGATCGCCAATGCCGCTGGCGTAGAATTAGTTATTGATGATTTTGAAACGATCAGAGCTAAAGTCCCAGTGCTATGCGACCTTAAACCTAGTGGTCGCTATGTCGCTACAGATTTACATCAAGCTGGTGGCATTCCGCAAGTGATGAAAATGCTCCTCGATCGCGGTTTGTTGCACGGTGATGCTCTTACAATTACAGGTCAAACTATTGCCGAAGTTTTGGCAGATGTCCCTGCGGAACCTCGCTCTAACCAAGACGTAATTCGCCCTTGGAATCATCCCATGTACGCCCAAGGACACTTGGCAATTTTGAGGGGAAATCTGGCAACAGAAGGTGCAGTTGCTAAGATTACTGGTATTAAGAAAGCAGTAATTACTGGTCCAGCACGGGTATTTGAATCTGAGGAAAACTGTTTAGATGCAATTCTAGCAGGAAAGATCAAAGCTGGAGATGTGATTGTCGTCCGCTATGAAGGGCCAAAAGGTGGGCCGGGAATGCGGGAAATGTTGGCCCCAACTTCGGCAATTATTGGTGCTGGTTTGGGCGATTCTGTGGGGTTAATTACTGATGGACGCTTCTCTGGTGGGACTTACGGAATGGTTGTAGGTCATGTCGCACCGGAAGCCCAAGTTGGAGGCGCGATCGCACTTGTGGAAGAGGGAGATTCTATTACAATTGATGCCCCTGGTCGTTTGTTGCAAATTAATATTTCGGATGCAGAATTAGAGCGGCGACGCGCTAATTGGAAGGCTCCTAAACCCCGCTATACTGTTGGCGTATTGGCTAAATATGCAAAGTTAGTTTCTTCGAGTAGTGTGGGGGCTGTCACCGATTTAGGTTTGGGTTGATGGTAATGGGTAATTGGTAATTGGTAATGGGTAATGGGTAATTGGTAATTGGTAATTCAGGACTTACGACCCAACTAAAGAAACCGGGTTTTTTGACGAAAATACTTCGTTGTTACCACAGATTCTCTCAAAAACCCGGTTTCTAGAGCCCCGAAAATCCTGCAATATCATGTCCGGTTAAATACTTGTCATTGCGAGCGAAGCGAAGCAATCCCAACACCTTGTGATTGCTTCGCGGAGCTCGCAATGACAGATCGTAAGTAATTTGCCGGACATGATATAGTTGCTATGACAATACCCCTGTCTTTAAACCAGGGATTGTCAAGAACCTTGACTTTCAATAATTCCGCCGCCTAGTAAAATATCTCCATCGTACCAAACAGCCCCTTGTCCAGGGGTAATACCAAACTGCGGCTCATCAAAAATCAACTTTACCCTAGCATCTGGCAAAGGAATCACACTCACCGGTACAGGGTGCGATCGATAGCGAATTTGTACCTCCGCCCGGATGGGAGCTCCTGGTTCCGCGATCGAAACCCAATTTACCCGATTGACAATACACTCATTTTGTGCAGCAGAAGCGCGATCGCCCACAATTACCCGATTTCGGGCCACATCCAAACCAATCACATAAAGCGGTTCCGCCCATGCAATCCCCAAACCCTTCCGCTGGCCAATCGTGTAATGTTGAATCCCATCATGTTGGCCCAACACGCGCCCATCTTTGTCAACAATGTCACCTTTAAGCGGCGCAATATACTTATCCAAAAAGGCCCGCATGGAACCATTACTTTCCACCAAGCATAAATCCTGACTTTCGGCCTTATCAGCAGTCTTCAACCCAAACTCAGCCGCAATCCGCCGAGTTTCTGTCTTCGCAATATCCCCCAAGGGAAAGACAGAACCCGCCAGCATTTCTTGTGTCAAATCGTACAAGAAATAAGACTGATCTTTCGTAGAATCCACAGCCCGCCGTAATTGATAGCGATCTACTGACCCATCGTAACTAATCTGAGCGTAGTGACCAGTCGCAATCTTCTCAATTCCCAACTTTTCGCGAGCATAGCGCAACATCGGGCCAAACTTCACAGTCCGATTGCATTGCGAACAAGGTAGCGGCGTAATTCCCGCGCCGTAACCCTCCACCAAATAATCTACAATACTTGCTTGAAACAGATCCCGGCTGTCCACAATCTCATGAGGAATGCCTAATTGTTCGCAAATCTGGGCCGCATCAACCATGCCCTCAGAGCAACACTGACCCTTACCCTTCATCAGCCACAGAGTCAATCCCACCACCTCATAGCCCTGATGGTGTAAAATTGCGGCTGCTGTCGAACTATCTACCCCACCAGAGAGGCCTACTACAATTTTGTTCATGGTTTGAATCCCTAATAGGGATTTAGACAAGCAGTCGAATCCCTATTATAAACTATACGACAGAAGTTACTGATAAGTCTAATAAGCAAGCCTACGATCGCACCAATCGCGGAGGAACGCCGGATGCCTTTACTATCGATTATATTACATAAATACTACAATTGGCTGTTAGTGCTCTTAGGAGTAAGTTTAGCAATAACACCTGCCGCTAGTGGCGCGATCGCAGAGCAGGGGAGCGGGGGAGCGGGGGAGCGGGGGAGCGAGGGGAGCAGAGGAGCGTGGGAGCGGGGNNNNNNNNNNNNNNNNNNNNNNNNNNNNNNNNNNNNNNNNNNNNNNNNNNNNNNNNNNNNNNNNNNNNNNNNNNNNNNNNNNNNNNNNNNNNNNNNNNNNAGTCAGAAACGTCAACGCCTGTTACATCTTCTGAGAATTTAATTTCGTAGGTGGCGGTAGCCGCAGCAGTGGGAGATGTAGCGAGGCGGTTAATCGATGTAACTGTGGGGAAGGTGTTGTTATAAACAACGGTGTTGTCTGTGCTGGTACTAGCGGTATTGTTATTTCCGGCTGCGTCGGTAACGCTGTTAGCTTTGATGCTGGCAATGACATTTCCATTACCTGTCTGACCGTTAATGGCGACGGTGTAAACGGGGCCGCTGCCTGTAATTGTGGGTGTTAATGTTCCCGTTGCTGTACTCGCACTCAAGTCAATATCAGTGGCATCGAAACCTGTGACTGGTTCGCTAAAGGTGACGGTAAAGTTGATAGGTGAAGTTGCTGTAGGATCGGTTTGTCCTGTTGCTTGATTGATGGTGACTGTGGGAACAATTCCATCTATTACTAAGGCTTTATTTGCACCTAATGAATTGGCGGCTCCGGGTGTTGGCAATGTTAAGATGGCATCAGCAGTGGCAGCATTTTTAATCGTGCCGCTGTTTAAGGATAGGGCGGTTGTTGATAAGTAATCTAAGTCGGAACTAACATCTCCTGCTGCTACTGTGTAGCGGAATGTTAAGGTGTTACTGCCTGTTCCTGAGAGATAATTGGCACTGTTGGTTGTACCTGCTAAACTCAGTTGCGGTGTGCCTGTAACGTTGACTATTTGTGAGAATTGAACGGTGATGTCGATGTTTGTGCCGATGCCATACGTGCCGTCTGCGGTGCTGGCGCTGACGCTGGTGATGGTGGGGAATGGGTTAATGGTGATGTCGGCGGTTTCGGTGGCGCTGCTGAAGACGCTGGATGTGGTATTTGTGGTTTGGTCGGTGGTGTAGTCTGCTGTACTGCCGTTTGTGCCAACTATTTGATCCCAGGCGGCGAAGGTGATGGCGTTGGTGACAGTGCCGTTGTAACCTGTGTTGGGTACAAATCGGATTTTGGTGTTGGCATCACTGGCTAAGAGTAAGGCGTTGGTGGCGGAAACGGCTGGGGCGTTATTCCAGGTTGTGCCATCAGTGGTGTATTGCCAAGTGCCGTTTGTGGTGTCTAGGTTGGTGATGGCGATGCCTTGAGAGGCGCTGGTGTTGGGATCGGCGATTTTTGTGCCGCCGAGGTTGGTGATGATGGTGGAGATGAGTGTGCCTGTACTGGCGCTGTCGTTTTGGTTTTGGGCGTTGAGGGTGGGTGTGCCACTGTTATCGAGGGTGGGGGAGTTGTTGACTAAGACGGTGACGGTGGTGGCGGCGGAGGCAACACCGTCGGTGGCGGTGTATTGGAAGGTGTCTACACCGTTGAAGTTGGCGTTGGGGGTGTAGAGGATGTTGCGTTTAGGGTCAACAGCTAGCGCAAAGACGGAGTTATTCATCCCGGTACTGGGGTTGAAGGTGGTATCCAAGCTGCCGTCGGTATTCATTCGGGCAATACGGTTGCGGGTTGTGCCGTTGACTGTGGTGAATTGGCCACCGACTACGGGTTTGCCACTGCTGTCTAGGGCGATCGCAAAGAGGTTGTTACCCATCCCGGTACCAGGGTTGAAAGTAGTATCCAGGCTGCCATCGGCGTTCATTCTGGCGATACGGTTGCGTGCTGTGCCGTTGACTGTGCCGAAAGTGCCACCGACTAANNNNNNNNNNNNNNNNNNNNNNNNNNNNNNNNNNNNNNNNNNNNNNNNNNNNNNNNNNNNNNNNNNNNNNNNNNNNNNNNNNNNNNNNNNNNNNNNNNNNGCAGGGGAGCGTGGGAGCGGGGGAGCAGGGGAGCAGGGGAGCAGAGGAGCAGGGGAGCGTGGGAGCGGGGGAGCAGGGGAGAATTACCAATTACCCATTACCCATTACCAATTACCAATTACCAACTACCCATTATCAACTACCCATTACCCATTACTCGCTCAAAACTACCAACCATATCCCCCTTTACAACAGTATAATCCTCCACCTTTCCCAGATAGCGCAATTCAAGCCGGTCGCTACGCAGTTTACGTCAACGGCGATAGCCCCCTCTTGCTACAATTCGTCCAGCAAGTAGAGCCAGGAGCAACAGTATTACTATACAAAGAGCGTCGAGTAATTGTAGCTGGTAGCTTTTTTGATGAAAGCTCAGCTCAACTGCGCGTATTACAACTACGCTCTGTAGGCATTGAAGCCCAAATTACTAACTTTAAAGACGGTCAAGAATTTAGCGAGTTAATACCATTTCAACAACCAAGTTATTACCCAGTTACGCCTTCTTTTCCCCCAACTCAACAGCCTAATTTTATCCCCCCAAATCCACCCAATTCTTTGCCACAGAGTAACCTGACAACGGGTACTGGACTCTATCAAGTTGTTGTCGATAGTAATAGTGCAAGCTTATCCCAAGTGCGGGGAGTAGAATCAACAGCTTTTGTACGACAATATAGCGGAGTCCAAGTAATTCAAGCCGGAAGTTTTGGCGACCAAATTAATGCAGAACGTCGCGTAGAAACATTAGCATCGCGAGGGATTCCAGCTACTATTGTTCGTAGCGGTCAAGAATTTGGTAATGCTATACCCAATCAACCACTTTTTACCCCAAATCAACCTTATCTCCCTCCGACTCAGCCTTATGTTCTTCCGACTCAACCTTATATCCCACCCGCTCAAAACTTAGGCCAAAGTAATGCTAATTCCTATTTCGTCGTAGTCTCAGGAAATAGAGGAGATTTACAGCAAATTAGACAGGAAATTTTGCGCTTGGGAGTGTCAGGAGATATCGTTGTTGCTACAGATATAGGAGGCGAGCCGCACGTCAAAGTGGGGCCATTTACTGACCAGCAAATAGCACAGCGTTGGGAAAGCTACCTGCGAGATTCAGGTATTAAAACTGCCCGAATTTATTTCGGACAGTAATAGCAAATTGTCAGCTTCTAAAACGCGATCGCTTTCTCTTTATCTGAAAGCGATCGCGTAAACGTAACCTAATTAAATCAGCAGAAAATTAGCAGATATTATCGCATCTTTACTCACCCCAATTATAACAGCTAACTGCTCCCCAGTCAACAGATTTTTAACAATTGTTCCCTGAGTATTCTGAATCATTTCTAACTGACCAAAGCTCAAAACTCCACTTAATCCAATCGAGTCTTGACCCACAGTAAAATCACTAATAGTATCAAATCCATGACCAGCTTTTAAGGCAAAGATATCGTTACCACTACCGCCAGTCAAGCTATCATTTCCTAAGTCTCCATGAAGGATATCGTTACCTTTACCACCAGTGATAGTATCGTTATCTTCACCTCCATAAATGGTATCATTGCCTTCACATCCTCCGAGAATATCGTCTTGTTCGTTACCACTAATTAAGTCATCACCTACACCACCACAGATAGTATCAGAATCTAGCTGTCCAAACAGGTTATCATTCCCTTCACTCCCCAGAATTGTATCGTTACCTTGACCTCCATATAAAACGTCATTTTCTTTGCCACCATCAATGAAATCATCATCTTTATTTCCGAAAATTATGTCATTAGCTTCGCGGCCATTGAGAGAGTCTGAACCTTTACCTCCAAAGATTAAATCGTTGCCCAATTCCCCCAGTATAATATCGTTGTCTTCGTCTCCATAGAGGATGTCATCGCTGTTACCTCCGGTGATAAAGTCGTTGCCTTGGTTGCCGTTAAAGATGTCTTTGCTGTCGCCACCATATAGGTTGTCATCCCCAGATTTGGCATCGAATATATTGCCAGAGTTACTACCGAGAAATTTGTCATTGCTGGGAGTACCTATCTGAATTTCGTCGGGTATACCGATGATAGTGTTTTCAACTTCGTTGGGTTGGTTTAAGTTGGGATAGACAATTTTTTCGCAGATGCAGTCATCATTGGGGATGTTATTAGTTATTGGCGTTGGAGTTGCAGTCGGAATTGGTGTTGGTGTTGGAGTTGCAGTTGGAATTGGTGTTGGTGTTGGTGTTGCAGTCGGAATTGGTGTTGGTGTTGGTGTTGCAGTCGGAATTGGTGTTGGAGTTGCAGCCGGAATTGGTGTCGGCGTTGGTGTTGGAGTTGGTGTTGGCGTTGGTGTTGGAATTGGTGTCGGCGTTGGTGTTGGAATTGGTGTCGGCGTTGGTGTTGGAATTGGTGTCGGCGTTGCAGTCGGAATTGGTGTTGGCGTTGGTGTTGGAATTGGTGTTGGCGTTGGTGTGGGAACCGGCACCGCAACATTAACGTTAAAAGTTCCTAAACTAGCAGCAACAGCAAGATTGCCTAGACTATCTTTAACCTGACTTGCTTGCAACTTAACAGTGTAAGTTCCATTATCAGTATCATCCCAACTTCCGCCTGGAGGAGTAAATGAATAAGTCGCTGTCCGAGGCGTACCATTACTATTAGTATCTACACTGACAAATTGTGCAGGAATGTCACCACCTGACCAATTTATCAAAACATCTGAACTGTCCAAACTTGAAACATCGACAGCATTAGTATCGTTAAAAGTAACAGTCAAACTTTGAGTTGTACCTCCGACTGTCGTAATATCAGCAACAGCATTTAAACTAGCAGTTGGCGGTTTTTTGTCAATGTCATAAACTTGTCCCGTTAAGTTGCCATTGCCAGCATTTGCACCGCCTAATGCTACTCCTAAGCTATTTTTGATGCTGTCATCATCAACTAAATTTAATCCAATTGAACCGCTGCCCGTACCTGTGTTAACTTGCAGTTGGTAAGTTTTAGCATCAATTGTTGTTAAAGTGCCAATCGTTGCACCAGTTACAATAGTTGGTACTAAAGTAAAGTCAGAAACGTCAACGCCTGTTACATCTTCTGAGAATTTAATTTCGTAGGTGGCGGTAGCCGCAGCAGTGGGAGATGTAGCGAGGCGGTTAATCGATGTAACTGTGGGGAAGGTGTTGTTATAAACAACGGTGTTGTCTGTGCTGGTACTAGCGGTATTGTTATTTCCGGCTGCGTCGGTAACGCTGTTAGCTTTGATGCTGGCAATGACATTTCCATTACCTGTCTGACCGTTAATGGCGACGGTGTAAACGGGGCCGCTGCCTGTAATTGTGGGTGTTAATGTTCCCGTTGCTGTACTCGCACTCAAGTCAATATCAGTGGCATCGAAACCTGTGACTGGTTCGCTAAAGGTGACGGTAAAGTTGATAGGTGAAGTTGCTGTAGGATCGGTTTGTCCTGTTGCTTGATTGATGGTGACTGTGGGAACAATTCCATCTATTACTAAGGCTTTATTTGCACCTAATGAATTGGCGGCTCCGGGTGTTGGCAATGTTAAGATGGCATCAGCAGTGGCAGCATTTTTAATCGTGCCGCTGTTTAAGGATAGGGCGGTTGTTGATAAGTAATCTAAGTCGGAACTAACATCTCCTGCTGCTACTGTGTAGCGGAATGTTAAGGTGTTACTGCCTGTTCCTGAGAGATAATTGGCACTGTTGGTTGTACCTGCTAAACTCAGTTGCGGTGTGCCTGTAACGTTGACTATTTGTGAGAATTGAACGGTGATGTCGATGTTTGTGCCGATGCCATACGTGCCGTCTGCGGTGCTGGCGCTGACGCTGGTGATGGTGGGGAATGGGTTAATGGTGATGTCGGCGGTTTCGGTGGCGCTGCTGAAGACGCTGGATGTGGTATTTGTGGTTTGGTCGGTGGTGTAGTCTGCTGTACTGCCGTTTGTGCCAACTATTTGATCCCAGGCGGCGAAGGTGATGGCGTTGGTGACAGTGCCGTTGTAACCTGTGTTGGGTACAAATCGGATTTTGGTGTTGGCATCACTGGCTAAGAGTAAGGCGTTGGTGGCGGAAACGGCTGGGGCGTTATTCCAGGTTGTGCCATCAGTGGTGTATTGCCAAGTGCCGTTTGTGGTGTCTAGGTTGGTGATGGCGATGCCTTGAGAGGCGCTGGTGTTGGGATCGGCGATTTTTGTGCCGCCGAGGTTGGTGATGATGGTGGAGATGAGTGTGCCTGTACTGGCGCTGTCGTTTTGGTTTTGGGCGTTGAGGGTGGGTGTGCCACTGTTATCGAGGGTGGGGGAGTTGTTGACTAAGACGGTGACGGTGGTGGCGGCGGAGGCAACACCGTCGGTGGCGGTGTATTGGAAGGTGTCTACACCGTTGAAGTTGGCGTTGGGGGTGTAGAGGATGTTGCGTTTAGGGTCAACAGCTAGCGCAAAGACGGAGTTATTCATCCCGGTACTGGGGTTGAAGGTGGTATCCAAGCTGCCGTCGGTATTCATTCGGGCAATACGGTTGCGGGTTGTGCCGTTGACTGTGGTGAATTGGCCACCGACTACGGGTTTGCCACTGCTGTCTAGGGCGATCGCAAAGATGTCGTTATTCATCCCGGTACCAGGGTTGAAGGTGGTATCCAGGCTGCCGTCGGTATTCATCCGGGCAATACGGTTGCGGGTTGTGCCGTTGACTGTGGTGAATTGGCCACCGACTACGGGTTTGCCACTGCTGTCTAGGGCGATCGCAAAGAGGTTGTTACCCATCCCGGTACCAGGGTTGAAAGTAGTATCCAGGCTGCCATCGGCGTTCATTCTGGCGATACGGTTGCGTGCTGTGCCGTTGACTGTGCCGAAAGTGCCACCGACTAAGGGTTTGCCACTACTGTCTAGGGCGATCGCATAGACGATGTTAGTTATCCCGGTACCAGGGTTGAAAGTAGTATCCAGGCTGCCATCGGCGTTCATTCTGGCGATACGGTTGCGTGCTGTGCCGTTGACTGTGGTGAACAAGCCGCCGACTACGGGTTTGCCACTGCTGTCTAGGGCGATCGCGAAGACGACGCTATTCATCCCAGTACCAGGGTTGAAACTTGTATCCAAGCTGCCATCGGCATTCATCCGGGCGATCCGGTTGCGCCCTGTGCCGTTGACTGTAGTGAAATCGCCACCTACCACAGGTTTGCTACTGCTGTCTAGGGCGATCGCTCTGACGTTGCTATTAATCCCAGTACTGGGGTTGAAAGCAGTATCCAGGCTGCCGTCGGAGTTCATTCTGGCGATCCGGTTGCGAGCTGTGCCGTTGACTGTAGTGAACTCGCCACCTACCACAGGTTTGCCACTGCTGTCTAGGGCGATCGCATAGACAATGTTATTCATCCCGGTACTGGGGTTGAAAGCAGTATCCAGGCTGCCGTCGGTATTCATCCGGGCGATACGGTTGCGTGCTGTGCCGTTGACTGTGGTGAAACTGCCACCCGCATATATCCAGTCGTTGATGATGGCGGTGCCGTTAGTGGGTGCAGTGGTGATGCTTTGCACTGAGACGCGACTGCTGCCCGTGTCGTTGGCCAGCACGTCGATGGTAGTTTGAGGCGAGTTAACTGTAACGGCTTTGTTATCTGGGTTGGCTGTGGCTGGTAGGATGTAGTTGTAGGTTTTGAGGCCTTCGGAATTAAACGGTATTGATGTTTCTATCGTTCCTGTTTCTACTTCTAAGTTCCAGTCTCCTCCTAATTCTGCATTGCCTGTAGTATTGTTCGATGCTGCTACATCAGCTTTTGTTAATTCGCTGAGTTCTTTAACAAATTTGATTCCACTTTCTCCTGCGGCTACATCGCATCCATATAATAGGATGTCGCCATTTTCTGTTAAGGCATTTCCCCACTGTTCGATCTGAGAGTTGAAAGTTTTTATCTCTTTGTCATTGAGGGTGTCTGCACCGAGTTTTAAACTGCCCGGGCTGCCGTGAGAAAAGATGTGAATTGCTGCTGTGTCTTTTTGGTTAGCTAAGACATTAGTGATTTGTTCGATGCCGCTAATATTTTCATTTAAAATAAAAATTTGAGTGGCATCGATACCTTGAATTAGGCTTTGATAATCTTGTACTGAAGCGTCAACGAAGATAATTTGCTTGTGCATGGGTAATAACCTTGTTAATTTGTGTATTTTGTGTAGTAATTAATTGGTGGCAGTAGGCAGCAAGAATAGTCAGAAGTAGTTCCCGTGTTTGTACGCGGGAAACCAACAGTGGAAATAGATACTCATGGTTCATTGCTACCAAAATTCGCTCAATTAAACTTCTCGATGCCAGTCATAGTCGCGTGAAAGCGAGGATTTTGTTTGAGTAAGGCTGCGAGTAAAGAACCCGATCGGGGTAAGCCGGAGATCGAGTGGATTTTCTGGAGCATTTTGTTTTTTTGGCTCCTAGATAAATAATATTCATCCTTTAGGTAGATGTCAAGGCGGAATATAGTTTTAAATTTTATACTTATAACGGTTAGCGGTTAACGGTTAACGGTTAGCAAATCGGAATTTTTTTATAAACAATGGCAAATAATATCGAACAATTTGTTGTCAACACTAACCAAATGCGGGAGATTGAAGGACGCATTTTTGCTGCGGGAATGCCAGTGGCAGCTTTGATGGAAAAAGTGGCGGGAAGGATTACTAGACGGGTTCAAGAACTCTTGAAGGCAGGCGTAAAAAATATTAATGATTCTTCTTTGCCGATTATTGGCATATTAGTTGGCCCCGGACATAATGGCGGCGATGCTTTGGTTGTCGCCCGCGAGTTGCACTTCCAAGGCTATCAGGTAATAATCTATTGCCCTTTTGATAAGCTTAAAGATTTAACAGGCTTTCACGCTCAGTATGTTCGCTCTTTAAATATTCCCTATGTTGAGAATATTGAAAGTTTAAAAAAATGCGATTTGCTGATAGATGGCTTGTTTGGCTTTGGCTTAGAACGGGAAATAATCAACCCAGTTGCGGCTGCTATTGATGAAATTAATAGCTGGAAAATACCAATTTTTAGCATCGATCTTCCATCGGGATTACACACGGATACGGGAGCGGTTTTAGGAACAGCTATCCGTGCTACTAATACCTTTTGTTTGGGTTTGTGGAAGTTGGCATTTTTGCAAGACCAAGCTTTAGAATATATTGGCACAGCAGAATTAATTGATTTTGATATCCCGATCGCAGATATAACTGCTGTCCTCGGCGAATCTCCAGCGGTGAAGCGGATTGTGAAAGCATCTGCGATCGCGCACCTGCCCCTCCCCCGCCACCCTGACTCTCACAAATATACAAACGGCCATTTGCTCATAGTCGCAGGTTCCCGCCGTTACAGCGGTGCAGCGATTTTGGCAGCTCTGGGAGCTCGTGCCAGCGGTGTTGGAATGCTCTCCATTGCCGTCCCAGAAAGCGTTAAACTGCTGGTAGCCGCTCAATTGCCGGAAGCGCTAGTTATAGGCTGTCCAGAGACGACAGACGGCGCAATTAGGGAGTTGCCAGTAGGCTTAGATTTCCGTGCTTACAACGCGATCGCAGTCGGCCCTGGCCTCACATCAGAACCCGCACTTATAGTAAAAAGTATATTAGAAAGCGATCGCCCCCTAATCCTAGACGCTGACGGTTTGAATATCCTTGCCCAATTCGGCACAATTCCCACCTTATCAACACGAAAAGCCCCAACAGCGCTCTCGCCACATCCAGGGGAATTTAAGCGTTTATTTCCAGATTTAGCAGATAAAATGGGCGATCGCGTGACAGTGACTCAACAAGCCGCTGAGCTCAGCGGTGCTGTAGTATTATTGAAAGGAGCTAGAGTTTGCATCTCTTGGAAAGATGCGATCGGCAACCTCTCTACCCTAATTAATCCCCAAAGCACTCCCGCCCTCGCTAGAGGCGGTAGCGGGGACGTACTCACAGGTTTGCTAGCAGGACTTTGGGCCCAAGCCGCAGCTAAGAATGAGCCTGTAGAATCATTAGTAGAAACCGCAGTTTGGTGGCACGCACAAGCCGGAATACTTGCAGCCATTGAGCGCACAGAGTTAGGAGTAGACGCTTTTACCTTGACGCAGTATTTAATCCCCGCTCTCCACTACGAGATTAAAGATT contains:
- a CDS encoding DUF4347 domain-containing protein, which codes for MHKQIIFVDASVQDYQSLIQGIDATQIFILNENISGIEQITNVLANQKDTAAIHIFSHGSPGSLKLGADTLNDKEIKTFNSQIEQWGNALTENGDILLYGCDVAAGESGIKFVKELSELTKADVAASNNTTGNAELGGDWNLEVETGTIETSIPFNSEGLKTYNYILPATANPDNKAVTVNSPQTTIDVLANDTGSSRVSVQSITTAPTNGTAIINDWIYAGGSFTTVNGTARNRIARMNTDGSLDTAFNPSTGMNNIVYAIALDSSGKPVVGGEFTTVNGTARNRIARMNSDGSLDTAFNPSTGINSNVRAIALDSSSKPVVGGDFTTVNGTGRNRIARMNADGSLDTSFNPGTGMNSVVFAIALDSSGKPVVGGLFTTVNGTARNRIARMNADGSLDTTFNPGTGITNIVYAIALDSSGKPLVGGTFGTVNGTARNRIARMNADGSLDTTFNPGTGMGNNLFAIALDSSGKPVVGGQFTTVNGTTRNRIARMNTDGSLDTTFNPGTGMNNDIFAIALDSSGKPVVGGQFTTVNGTTRNRIARMNTDGSLDTTFNPSTGMNNSVFALAVDPKRNILYTPNANFNGVDTFQYTATDGVASAATTVTVLVNNSPTLDNSGTPTLNAQNQNDSASTGTLISTIITNLGGTKIADPNTSASQGIAITNLDTTNGTWQYTTDGTTWNNAPAVSATNALLLASDANTKIRFVPNTGYNGTVTNAITFAAWDQIVGTNGSTADYTTDQTTNTTSSVFSSATETADITINPFPTITSVSASTADGTYGIGTNIDITVQFSQIVNVTGTPQLSLAGTTNSANYLSGTGSNTLTFRYTVAAGDVSSDLDYLSTTALSLNSGTIKNAATADAILTLPTPGAANSLGANKALVIDGIVPTVTINQATGQTDPTATSPINFTVTFSEPVTGFDATDIDLSASTATGTLTPTITGSGPVYTVAINGQTGNGNVIASIKANSVTDAAGNNNTASTSTDNTVVYNNTFPTVTSINRLATSPTAAATATYEIKFSEDVTGVDVSDFTLVPTIVTGATIGTLTTIDAKTYQLQVNTGTGSGSIGLNLVDDDSIKNSLGVALGGANAGNGNLTGQVYDIDKKPPTASLNAVADITTVGGTTQSLTVTFNDTNAVDVSSLDSSDVLINWSGGDIPAQFVSVDTNSNGTPRTATYSFTPPGGSWDDTDNGTYTVKLQASQVKDSLGNLAVAASLGTFNVNVAVPVPTPTPTPIPTPTPTPIPTATPTPIPTPTPTPIPTPTPTPIPTPTPTPTPTPTPTPIPAATPTPIPTATPTPTPIPTATPTPTPIPTATPTPTPIPTATPTPITNNIPNDDCICEKIVYPNLNQPNEVENTIIGIPDEIQIGTPSNDKFLGSNSGNIFDAKSGDDNLYGGDSKDIFNGNQGNDFITGGNSDDILYGDEDNDIILGELGNDLIFGGKGSDSLNGREANDIIFGNKDDDFIDGGKENDVLYGGQGNDTILGSEGNDNLFGQLDSDTICGGVGDDLISGNEQDDILGGCEGNDTIYGGEDNDTITGGKGNDILHGDLGNDSLTGGSGNDIFALKAGHGFDTISDFTVGQDSIGLSGVLSFGQLEMIQNTQGTIVKNLLTGEQLAVIIGVSKDAIISANFLLI
- a CDS encoding bifunctional ADP-dependent NAD(P)H-hydrate dehydratase/NAD(P)H-hydrate epimerase is translated as MANNIEQFVVNTNQMREIEGRIFAAGMPVAALMEKVAGRITRRVQELLKAGVKNINDSSLPIIGILVGPGHNGGDALVVARELHFQGYQVIIYCPFDKLKDLTGFHAQYVRSLNIPYVENIESLKKCDLLIDGLFGFGLEREIINPVAAAIDEINSWKIPIFSIDLPSGLHTDTGAVLGTAIRATNTFCLGLWKLAFLQDQALEYIGTAELIDFDIPIADITAVLGESPAVKRIVKASAIAHLPLPRHPDSHKYTNGHLLIVAGSRRYSGAAILAALGARASGVGMLSIAVPESVKLLVAAQLPEALVIGCPETTDGAIRELPVGLDFRAYNAIAVGPGLTSEPALIVKSILESDRPLILDADGLNILAQFGTIPTLSTRKAPTALSPHPGEFKRLFPDLADKMGDRVTVTQQAAELSGAVVLLKGARVCISWKDAIGNLSTLINPQSTPALARGGSGDVLTGLLAGLWAQAAAKNEPVESLVETAVWWHAQAGILAAIERTELGVDAFTLTQYLIPALHYEIKD